The Acidobacteriota bacterium genome includes a region encoding these proteins:
- a CDS encoding ferritin-like domain-containing protein, producing the protein MANHHKLIEILNQAVSLEYTAIVQYNQHSMLLTGPDKEVFEELFSKQAEEALTHAKTWGEKIVYLGGVPTVELGEIHQSTDLTEMLEMDLELETRAVEAYSLARDVCDHVPTAYLLEDQIIAEQDDVERLAKILGQVRVARGGVRAPSAQAV; encoded by the coding sequence ATGGCAAATCACCACAAACTGATCGAAATCCTCAACCAGGCCGTTTCGCTGGAGTACACGGCCATAGTCCAATACAACCAGCACAGCATGCTCCTGACGGGACCGGACAAGGAGGTGTTCGAAGAGCTTTTCTCCAAGCAGGCGGAGGAAGCCCTCACCCATGCCAAGACCTGGGGGGAGAAGATCGTCTATCTGGGCGGTGTCCCGACCGTCGAGTTGGGAGAGATCCACCAGTCCACCGACCTGACCGAGATGCTGGAGATGGACCTGGAGCTGGAAACCCGAGCCGTGGAAGCCTACAGCCTGGCCAGGGACGTCTGTGACCACGTGCCCACGGCCTACCTGCTGGAAGACCAGATCATTGCCGAGCAGGACGACGTGGAGCGGCTGGCCAAGATTCTGGGCCAGGTCAGGGTTGCCCGGGGTGGGGTGAGGGCTCCATCGGCACAGGCGGTTTGA
- the dnaB gene encoding replicative DNA helicase encodes MPADAVPEKGLPQNIEAERCVLGAILLDNQLVNQAVELLSHEDFYLSSHRVLFQQMESLLESSKAIDLVTLANAVDGVGQLEAIGGRSFISSLIDEVPRLTNLEHYARIVQEKSTLRSLIKRSNEIISTCYEQQDQVENVLDNAEKAIFEIAESRIGTGFVSLGQLAKTSFQKIEAAAGQRQMVTGIASGFTRLDELTSGFQSSDLVVLAARPAMGKTSLALNIASHAALKSEKSVGIFSLEMAADQLLLRILCSEARIDAHKLRTGFLTKEDWDKIAGTMGEFSSSRIFIDDTASIGLLEMGAKARRLQAERGLDLLIVDYLQLVSGGGGRNDNRQQEISNISRGLKALAKELNIPVIALSQLSRAPEQRTESHEPRLSDLRESGSIEQDADLVTFIFREEMYKQTDQNKGVADLIIGKQRNGPTGRLKLAFLREFTRFENLWEE; translated from the coding sequence ATGCCTGCCGACGCCGTGCCGGAAAAAGGACTTCCCCAGAATATCGAGGCCGAGCGCTGTGTTCTGGGAGCCATCCTGCTGGACAACCAACTCGTCAACCAGGCAGTCGAACTTCTGAGTCACGAGGACTTTTATCTCAGCAGCCACCGGGTTCTCTTTCAGCAAATGGAGTCGCTGCTCGAGAGCTCCAAGGCTATTGACCTGGTAACCCTGGCCAATGCCGTTGACGGTGTCGGACAGTTGGAAGCCATTGGCGGTCGTTCCTTCATATCTTCCCTGATTGACGAAGTCCCCCGCCTGACCAACCTGGAGCATTACGCCCGCATCGTGCAGGAGAAATCCACCCTGCGCAGCCTGATCAAGCGGTCCAACGAGATCATCTCCACCTGCTACGAACAGCAGGATCAGGTGGAGAACGTGCTCGACAACGCCGAGAAGGCGATCTTCGAAATCGCCGAATCGAGGATTGGGACCGGCTTTGTCAGTCTGGGCCAACTGGCCAAGACCAGCTTCCAGAAGATCGAAGCCGCCGCCGGTCAACGCCAGATGGTGACCGGAATCGCCTCGGGTTTCACCCGGCTCGACGAGCTGACCTCCGGATTCCAGTCCTCCGATCTGGTGGTATTGGCGGCCAGGCCTGCCATGGGCAAGACGTCTCTGGCCCTCAACATTGCCAGCCACGCTGCCCTGAAATCCGAGAAAAGCGTCGGGATATTCAGCCTGGAGATGGCGGCCGATCAATTGCTGTTGCGAATTCTCTGCTCGGAAGCCCGAATCGATGCCCATAAGCTGCGCACCGGATTCCTGACCAAGGAAGATTGGGACAAGATTGCCGGCACGATGGGTGAATTTTCCTCATCTCGAATCTTTATCGATGACACCGCGAGCATCGGCCTGCTGGAGATGGGGGCCAAGGCCCGGCGTCTCCAGGCCGAGAGGGGGTTGGACCTGCTGATCGTGGACTATCTGCAGTTGGTTTCGGGAGGCGGAGGGCGAAATGACAATCGCCAACAGGAAATCTCGAACATCTCGCGGGGTCTGAAGGCACTGGCCAAGGAGCTGAACATTCCGGTGATCGCCCTCTCCCAGCTCAGCCGCGCCCCGGAGCAGCGAACCGAGAGCCACGAACCGAGGCTCTCGGACTTGAGAGAATCGGGCTCCATCGAGCAGGACGCCGACCTGGTGACCTTCATATTCCGCGAGGAAATGTACAAGCAGACCGATCAAAACAAGGGGGTTGCCGATTTGATCATCGGCAAGCAACGCAACGGTCCCACCGGAAGGCTGAAACTGGCCTTTCTGCGAGAATTCACCCGCTTCGAAAACCTTTGGGAGGAGTAG
- a CDS encoding SMP-30/gluconolactonase/LRE family protein, whose amino-acid sequence MSENPSPRPRESGWVAASSKLTSAAVIAFTEGPAADAEGNVFFSDIANNRIMKLSAAGVLSVFREDSGRTNGNMFDRQGRLVSCEGSESGPGGRRRLVRTDMESGEIEVLTDRFEGRRYNSPNDLVIDGRGRIYFTDPCYGDRSIMEMQEEGVYRIDLDGSVARVLQQPAIQRPNGITLSPDDGTLYVVDSNHQPGGNRKIWAFDIQDDDGLANQRVVYDFSPGRGADGVRVDAQGNLWAAAGIKMPRGVGETGLNPPGIYVVSPTGELLGFIDVPEDLITNITFGGPGKRTAYITAGKTLFKIDLSVAGHTVYP is encoded by the coding sequence ATGTCTGAAAATCCTTCTCCCCGTCCCCGGGAGTCGGGCTGGGTGGCGGCCAGCTCCAAGTTGACTTCGGCGGCCGTCATTGCGTTCACCGAGGGCCCGGCCGCGGATGCCGAGGGCAACGTCTTCTTCAGCGATATCGCCAACAACCGCATCATGAAGCTTTCCGCCGCCGGGGTTCTCTCGGTCTTTCGGGAGGACAGCGGTCGCACCAACGGCAACATGTTCGATCGGCAGGGCCGCCTGGTGAGCTGCGAAGGGAGTGAATCAGGCCCGGGGGGACGGCGGCGGTTGGTGCGGACGGATATGGAAAGCGGCGAGATCGAGGTGTTGACCGACCGCTTCGAGGGTCGGCGTTACAACAGTCCCAACGACCTCGTGATTGACGGTCGGGGCCGGATCTACTTTACCGATCCCTGCTATGGCGACCGATCCATCATGGAGATGCAGGAAGAAGGGGTCTATCGGATCGACCTCGACGGCTCAGTGGCTCGGGTGCTGCAGCAACCGGCCATACAGCGTCCCAACGGAATCACCCTCTCACCTGACGATGGGACGCTCTACGTGGTGGACAGCAACCATCAGCCCGGCGGCAACCGCAAGATCTGGGCCTTCGACATTCAGGACGACGATGGGCTGGCCAATCAGAGGGTGGTCTACGATTTCTCCCCGGGTCGGGGCGCGGACGGGGTTCGCGTGGATGCCCAGGGGAATCTCTGGGCCGCGGCCGGGATCAAGATGCCCAGGGGGGTGGGAGAAACCGGCTTGAATCCGCCAGGGATCTATGTGGTGAGCCCGACGGGTGAGCTGCTCGGCTTTATCGACGTTCCCGAAGACCTCATCACCAACATCACCTTTGGCGGCCCCGGCAAGCGCACAGCCTATATTACCGCTGGAAAGACGCTGTTCAAGATCGATCTCAGCGTCGCCGGCCATACGGTTTACCCCTGA
- the rplI gene encoding 50S ribosomal protein L9, with protein sequence MDVVLRERIEKLGDRGEVVAVKPGYARNYLLPKRKAVLATPHNVRQVEQEKAAAVRREAIEKNESEMLAQQIAEVSLQFTRKVGEQDVLYGSVTSLEIAESLHERGFEIDRRKIDLEEPLKSLGGHNVPIKLHREVTAVVSVEVLREE encoded by the coding sequence CGAGAAGCTCGGAGATCGCGGCGAGGTAGTCGCCGTCAAGCCCGGCTATGCTCGCAACTACCTGTTGCCCAAGCGAAAGGCTGTTCTGGCCACCCCCCACAACGTACGCCAGGTGGAACAGGAAAAGGCCGCGGCCGTCCGCCGCGAAGCCATCGAGAAGAACGAGTCCGAGATGCTGGCACAGCAAATTGCCGAGGTTTCTCTCCAGTTTACCCGCAAGGTCGGAGAGCAGGACGTTCTCTACGGCTCGGTGACTTCGCTGGAAATCGCCGAGTCGCTGCACGAAAGAGGCTTTGAGATCGACCGCCGCAAGATCGACCTGGAGGAGCCCCTCAAGTCTCTGGGCGGGCACAACGTGCCCATCAAACTCCACAGAGAAGTGACTGCAGTCGTCAGCGTCGAAGTGCTCCGGGAAGAGTAG
- a CDS encoding DinB family protein, with translation MIQHVIYLYKFNLGVSARLVGDLTPRQMVEQPAGVVNHPAWSLGHLAMTANRLAGMFGLESQAPEGWPQIFATGGVPSGDPSLYPSKEELLSFLTAQHERVSAAVLKADPDWFTTPLADERRRKFFPTVGDMVTMMMTSHEMNHLGQISAWRRAMGLGPPPRP, from the coding sequence ATGATTCAGCATGTGATCTACCTCTATAAATTCAATCTCGGCGTGTCCGCCAGGCTGGTCGGGGATCTGACCCCGCGGCAGATGGTGGAGCAGCCGGCCGGTGTGGTCAACCATCCCGCCTGGTCGCTCGGCCACTTGGCCATGACCGCCAACCGCCTGGCAGGAATGTTCGGCCTCGAGTCACAGGCTCCCGAGGGATGGCCGCAGATCTTCGCCACCGGCGGAGTTCCCTCGGGAGACCCCTCCCTCTATCCCTCCAAGGAGGAGCTGCTTTCCTTCCTAACCGCGCAGCATGAGCGCGTTAGCGCCGCCGTGCTCAAAGCCGACCCGGACTGGTTTACCACCCCACTTGCCGACGAACGACGACGCAAATTCTTCCCCACGGTAGGCGACATGGTGACGATGATGATGACCTCGCACGAGATGAACCACCTGGGACAGATATCGGCCTGGCGCCGAGCCATGGGGCTGGGACCACCCCCCAGGCCGTAG
- the alr gene encoding alanine racemase: MNRTGRPTWVEVDLAAVRANLRALSDFLGEGVGVIAVVKADAYGHGAVPVARCLEETGADALAVAILEEALELRRAGIGLPILILNGFWPGEEAEIIRRDLTPAVYDEGMVVRLALEARRLKTPAGYAVKIDTGMTRLGIPFEQAGEVVRRCLDREWVRCQGLYTHFSSADEPGRPATRRQIGRFSQVLAELPSQKAAGFRNHMANSAGILGFREAWCDAVRPGLMLYGINPLSRPAPLTLSPALSFKTSIVQIKTVKAGAEVGYGGDYVVSRSTRIGILPVGYADGVNRLLAPNGRVLLRGRRIPFAGRISMDLTAVDIGSAPEAGVGDEVCLIGRQGSEEITVGEFAAACSTIPYEALCRIGPRVPRIYR, encoded by the coding sequence ATGAATCGAACGGGCAGACCTACCTGGGTAGAGGTCGACCTGGCGGCCGTCCGGGCCAACCTCCGGGCCCTGAGCGATTTTCTTGGCGAGGGCGTTGGCGTCATTGCCGTGGTGAAAGCCGACGCCTACGGTCACGGGGCGGTGCCGGTGGCGCGCTGTCTGGAAGAGACGGGGGCCGACGCCCTGGCCGTGGCCATTCTGGAGGAGGCCCTGGAGTTGAGGCGGGCGGGTATCGGACTGCCCATCCTCATCCTGAACGGGTTCTGGCCGGGAGAGGAGGCCGAGATCATACGCCGGGACCTGACGCCGGCGGTTTATGACGAAGGCATGGTGGTGCGCCTGGCCCTTGAGGCTCGCCGCCTGAAGACCCCGGCTGGCTACGCCGTCAAGATCGATACCGGGATGACCCGCCTGGGTATTCCCTTCGAGCAGGCGGGCGAGGTGGTTCGCCGCTGCCTGGATAGGGAGTGGGTCCGCTGCCAGGGTCTCTACACCCATTTCAGTTCGGCCGATGAGCCCGGCCGTCCGGCCACTCGTCGACAGATCGGCCGGTTCAGCCAGGTGCTGGCGGAGCTGCCCTCCCAGAAAGCGGCGGGATTCCGCAATCACATGGCAAACAGCGCCGGCATTCTCGGTTTTCGCGAGGCCTGGTGCGATGCGGTCCGTCCCGGGCTGATGCTCTATGGGATCAATCCATTGAGTCGGCCGGCTCCACTGACCTTGAGTCCGGCGCTGAGCTTCAAGACCTCGATCGTCCAGATCAAGACGGTGAAGGCCGGGGCCGAGGTCGGATATGGCGGCGACTACGTGGTTTCGAGAAGCACCCGGATCGGCATCCTCCCAGTGGGCTATGCGGATGGAGTCAACCGGCTGCTGGCCCCCAACGGGAGGGTCCTGCTGCGCGGCCGCCGTATTCCCTTTGCGGGCAGGATCAGCATGGATCTTACAGCGGTGGATATCGGGTCGGCTCCGGAGGCCGGCGTGGGAGATGAGGTCTGCCTGATCGGTCGCCAGGGAAGCGAGGAGATCACAGTCGGGGAGTTCGCCGCCGCCTGCTCCACCATCCCCTACGAGGCGCTGTGCCGGATCGGTCCAAGGGTTCCGAGGATCTACCGGTAG
- a CDS encoding FeoA family protein, with protein MPDRRLSDLRQGDEGVLDRLEVAADVAQRLMELGFLAGVRVSAARPAPGGDPMIFRVDGSEVALRRATAQCLILSDSDQAEKGDSV; from the coding sequence ATGCCGGATAGGAGACTTTCAGACTTAAGGCAGGGAGATGAAGGCGTTCTGGATCGCCTGGAGGTCGCGGCGGATGTGGCGCAGCGGCTGATGGAACTGGGGTTTCTGGCCGGCGTTCGGGTGAGCGCCGCGCGGCCGGCGCCCGGCGGAGACCCCATGATCTTCCGGGTCGACGGCTCGGAGGTCGCACTCAGACGCGCTACAGCTCAGTGCTTGATATTGAGCGATTCCGATCAGGCAGAAAAGGGGGACAGTGTCTGA
- a CDS encoding ferrous iron transporter B, with amino-acid sequence MSDLQAASAAKSPSAEPESSGLYSLVAVVGAPNSGKTTLFNRLTGLRQKVANYPGVTVEKRLGKVRMDEGREITLVDLPGIYSLAARSEDERVARGMLLGEIPGLPAPDAILLVVDSTNLNRNLSLAAPILALGLPTLIVLNMSDDLRSRGGRVDGERLSERLGVPVAQISAAKGEGLEGVQAFLSGHSDAPRRLELPVIQDIGSCRSWAAQAAGQSGYHAPAAAVWTRRLDSVLLHPLAGPLIFLVVVVAVFQSLFTLAEPLMDGTEEVIAVSGQWMGNLLPDSWFRDLVLEGVWAGVGSVLVFLPQILFLFLLIGLMEDSGYLARAAVIADRTMARVGLQGKAFIPLLSAYACAIPAIMSTRTIESRRERLATILIAPFMTCSARLPVYVLVIAAFLPEKPLLGPLLGTRAAAMMGLYLLGFLAAYATARLLKSTLLKRESPLPFTLELPPYRWPTLQSIGLRLADRSLIFLKRAGTVILLVAVVLWFLASVPRTDGQPPEISQSLAGSIGKAVEPAIEPLGFNWKIGIGLITSLAAREVIVGTLGTIYGIEGAEEEGDEGSPGLQQALKQDLTPGGAVALLIFFAFALQCMSTVAVVRREAGGWSLALLQFAYMLVLAYMGAWLGKTLVEIWI; translated from the coding sequence GTGTCTGATCTTCAGGCCGCTTCGGCTGCCAAATCTCCATCCGCCGAACCTGAGTCCTCCGGCCTCTATTCCCTGGTCGCTGTGGTCGGCGCTCCCAATTCCGGAAAGACCACGCTCTTCAACCGGCTCACCGGACTCCGACAGAAGGTGGCCAACTATCCGGGAGTCACGGTAGAAAAGCGGTTGGGCAAGGTCAGGATGGACGAAGGCCGGGAGATCACCCTGGTGGATCTGCCGGGCATATACAGCCTCGCGGCCAGATCGGAAGACGAACGGGTGGCCCGAGGGATGTTGCTTGGCGAGATACCGGGCCTGCCGGCTCCCGACGCCATCCTGCTGGTGGTCGATTCCACCAATCTGAATCGCAACCTGAGCCTGGCAGCCCCCATCCTGGCTCTGGGACTCCCCACTCTGATCGTCCTGAACATGTCCGACGACCTGCGCAGCCGGGGCGGCCGGGTGGACGGGGAGCGCCTGTCCGAGCGTTTGGGGGTTCCGGTGGCCCAGATCAGCGCCGCCAAAGGGGAAGGGTTGGAGGGCGTCCAAGCCTTTCTGTCCGGTCACTCCGACGCCCCCCGGCGGCTGGAGTTGCCGGTAATTCAGGATATCGGGAGCTGCCGCAGTTGGGCGGCCCAGGCCGCCGGCCAGTCGGGTTATCACGCGCCCGCCGCCGCCGTCTGGACCCGGCGCCTCGACTCGGTGCTTCTGCACCCCTTGGCGGGGCCGCTGATTTTTCTGGTGGTAGTGGTGGCCGTTTTTCAAAGCCTCTTCACGCTTGCGGAGCCCCTGATGGACGGCACCGAGGAGGTCATAGCCGTCTCGGGTCAGTGGATGGGAAACCTGCTGCCCGATTCCTGGTTCCGCGACCTGGTCCTGGAGGGGGTTTGGGCCGGGGTCGGCTCCGTCCTGGTGTTCCTCCCCCAGATCCTTTTTCTGTTTCTTCTGATCGGCCTCATGGAGGATTCAGGCTACCTGGCTCGGGCTGCCGTGATCGCCGACCGCACCATGGCTCGGGTCGGCCTGCAGGGCAAGGCCTTCATCCCCCTGCTGTCCGCATACGCCTGCGCCATCCCGGCCATCATGTCCACTCGCACCATCGAGAGCCGGCGGGAGAGGCTGGCCACCATACTGATCGCCCCTTTCATGACCTGCTCGGCCAGGCTGCCGGTCTATGTCCTGGTGATCGCTGCCTTCCTGCCCGAAAAACCCCTGCTGGGGCCCTTGCTGGGCACCCGGGCCGCTGCCATGATGGGGCTCTACCTGCTGGGGTTCCTGGCTGCCTACGCCACCGCCCGCCTGCTGAAATCCACCCTCCTGAAGCGGGAGAGCCCCCTGCCTTTCACCCTGGAGCTTCCTCCCTACCGCTGGCCGACCCTGCAGTCCATCGGCCTGCGTCTGGCGGACCGTTCTCTCATATTTCTCAAGCGCGCCGGCACCGTGATCCTGCTGGTGGCGGTGGTGCTCTGGTTTTTGGCCAGTGTGCCTCGCACCGACGGTCAGCCGCCGGAGATTTCCCAGAGTCTGGCCGGCAGTATCGGAAAGGCGGTCGAGCCGGCCATCGAGCCCCTGGGATTCAACTGGAAGATCGGCATCGGGTTGATCACCTCTCTGGCGGCGCGCGAAGTGATCGTGGGCACCCTGGGAACCATTTACGGTATCGAGGGGGCAGAGGAAGAAGGAGACGAAGGCTCACCGGGTTTGCAGCAGGCCCTGAAGCAGGATCTGACCCCGGGGGGAGCGGTGGCGCTGCTGATCTTTTTCGCCTTTGCCCTCCAGTGCATGTCCACGGTGGCCGTGGTTCGGAGGGAGGCCGGGGGGTGGAGCCTGGCCCTGCTGCAATTCGCCTACATGTTGGTTCTTGCCTATATGGGCGCCTGGCTGGGGAAGACCCTGGTGGAAATCTGGATTTGA
- a CDS encoding carbon-nitrogen hydrolase family protein, producing MSKIKVGAAQIPQTTDVEVNTAKALETMEKAAREGVDLLCLPETHLSGYRVGLLASEAACPAQALEKALEKIAGGCRRLNMGVIVGTETPNGSAKPFNSAVILDREGKTLAVHHKSRLTPKDAEGYSPGTGPTLFYFDDICMGIVICFEGFRFPENVRELAKAGATVVFHPQFNHLYSDMAWKRPIQEALLMARAGENTIYFVSANMCHANNNCRSFIIGPDGLVIQASELGQEVLLAAELDTDRATHAFLKQDPVTMMKALAEM from the coding sequence GTGAGCAAGATCAAGGTGGGCGCGGCCCAGATTCCCCAGACCACCGACGTGGAGGTCAATACGGCCAAGGCGCTTGAGACCATGGAGAAGGCTGCTCGGGAAGGGGTGGATCTGCTCTGTCTCCCCGAGACGCATCTCTCCGGTTACCGGGTGGGTCTTCTGGCTTCCGAAGCCGCCTGTCCCGCCCAGGCTCTGGAAAAGGCGCTGGAGAAGATTGCCGGAGGTTGCCGCCGACTGAACATGGGCGTGATCGTGGGCACCGAGACGCCCAACGGGTCCGCCAAGCCCTTCAACAGCGCCGTGATCCTGGACCGGGAGGGGAAGACCCTGGCGGTCCATCACAAGAGCCGGCTAACCCCCAAGGACGCCGAAGGCTACTCCCCCGGGACAGGCCCCACCCTGTTTTATTTTGACGACATCTGCATGGGGATCGTCATCTGCTTCGAAGGCTTCCGGTTCCCCGAAAACGTTCGGGAGCTGGCCAAGGCCGGCGCCACCGTCGTATTTCACCCTCAGTTCAACCACCTGTACAGCGACATGGCCTGGAAACGGCCCATTCAGGAGGCCCTGCTGATGGCCCGAGCCGGCGAGAACACCATCTACTTCGTTTCCGCCAACATGTGCCATGCCAACAATAACTGCCGCTCCTTTATCATCGGACCTGACGGGCTGGTGATTCAAGCCTCGGAGCTGGGCCAAGAAGTGCTGCTGGCGGCCGAGTTGGATACCGATCGCGCCACCCACGCCTTCCTCAAGCAGGATCCCGTCACCATGATGAAAGCCCTGGCCGAGATGTAG
- a CDS encoding RraA family protein, whose product MSLTSLLHELCEFDTALIANTIGYIDPTPPHEYYMGGSIQSVTPSLGPTVGVAVTCELDSSTPHNQATPEPYLRQLDQICQIAEPVIWVVKTVGSRPDHECVLGDGMAKTLAAAGCIGAVTDGGVRDVAGLMSIPFAAYCKGRTIHHCALNYGRINQPIEVGGIAIRTGDVLHANDEGVIRIPSACLDRLPAMAIRMRSFEQDAHRFMRQADLSPRAKRQKVSELLEEYGFGKR is encoded by the coding sequence ATGTCCTTGACCAGCTTGCTGCATGAACTCTGTGAATTCGACACCGCCCTGATCGCCAACACCATCGGCTACATCGATCCCACTCCACCCCACGAGTACTACATGGGCGGCTCCATCCAGTCGGTCACGCCCTCCCTCGGACCGACGGTGGGTGTTGCCGTGACCTGCGAGCTCGACAGCAGCACCCCCCACAACCAGGCAACGCCCGAGCCCTACCTGCGTCAACTGGACCAGATCTGCCAGATCGCTGAGCCGGTGATCTGGGTGGTAAAGACGGTGGGCTCCCGACCCGACCATGAATGCGTGCTGGGAGACGGGATGGCCAAGACGCTGGCCGCCGCCGGCTGCATCGGGGCGGTCACCGACGGCGGCGTCAGGGACGTGGCCGGACTGATGAGCATCCCATTCGCCGCCTACTGCAAGGGCAGGACCATCCACCACTGCGCCCTCAACTACGGCCGCATCAACCAGCCCATAGAGGTCGGAGGCATCGCCATCCGCACCGGCGACGTCCTCCACGCCAACGATGAGGGCGTGATTCGAATCCCCTCCGCCTGCCTGGACCGGCTCCCGGCCATGGCCATCCGGATGCGATCCTTCGAGCAGGATGCCCACCGCTTCATGCGCCAGGCCGACCTCAGTCCCCGGGCCAAGCGCCAAAAGGTGAGCGAGTTGCTGGAGGAATACGGGTTCGGCAAGCGGTGA